In a genomic window of Epinephelus fuscoguttatus linkage group LG23, E.fuscoguttatus.final_Chr_v1:
- the LOC125884327 gene encoding L-selectin-like: MQWSLFLLLLMGQCSFFMCHLHEYHFVEEKKNWTEAQQYCREHHTDLATVSNMTDMERLCDSAQNQDGAWIGLYSDPERNKRGMWHWQWSLPGLESNDRESRWHEGEPDNLHSREKCVQMHNHIWWDAPCSHNHKCICYDERRQSNKRFHLIEDKMRTWPQAQNYCREHHTDLVSGDQQLEDDEFKREYKSSEVVWIGLFRDSWRWSDGSNHSFRYWDLELFRDEDSSKKCAVTLLDGKWS, encoded by the exons GTCAGTGTTCCTTCTTCATGTGTCACCTCCATGAGTACCACTTTGTtgaagagaagaagaactgGACTGAAGCCCAGCAGTACTGCAGAGAGCATCACACTGACCTGGCCACAGTGTCTAACATGACAGACATGGAGAGACTCTGTGACTCTGCACAGAATCAAGATGGAGCCTGGATTGGGCTTTACAGCGACCCTGAAAGAAATAAGAGAGGGATGTGGCACTGGCAGTGGTCTCTGCCAGGGCTGGAGTCCAATGATAGGGAGAGTAGATGGCATGAGGGAGAGCCGGATAATTTACACAGCCGTGAGAAATGTGTGCAGATGCACAATCACATATGGTGGGATGCCCCTTGTTCTCACAATCATAAATGTATCTGCTATGATG AAAGGAGGCAATCCAACAAGAGATTCCATCTGATTGAAGACAAGATGAGAACCTGGCCACAGGCTCAGAACTACTGCAGAGAACATCACACTGACCTGGTCAGTGGAGACCAACAGTTAGAGGACGACGAATTCAAGAGAGAGTATAAGTCAAGCGAGGTCGTGTGGATCGGCCTGTTCAGAGACTCCTGGAGGTGGTCAGATGGGAGCAATCACTCTTTCAGATACTGGGATCTGGAGTTATTCAGAGATGAAGACAGCAGCAAGAAATGTGCTGTGACTCTGCTGGATGGAAAATGGAGCTGA
- the LOC125883378 gene encoding C-type lectin lectoxin-Lio3-like, protein MADKMILIKENMTWDDALKYCRMNHCDLVSITNPDEQRWVQEKAKKANSPYVWLGLRYTCTLGFWFWVNEEMVTYKNWVTGVPADDCDMSGAMDRGGEHKWFKKNDNEKFNFICSTCQTLYTHC, encoded by the coding sequence ATGGCAGATAAAATGATCCTGATCAAGGAGAACATGACCTGGGACGATGCCTTGAAGTACTGCAGAATGAACCACTGTGACCTGGTCTCCATCACCAACCCTGACGAGCAGCGATGGGTCCAAGAGAAAGCCAAGAAGGCCAACAGTCCCTACGTCTGGCTGGGACTGCGCTACACCTGCACTCTGGGTTTCTGGTTCTGGGTCAATGAAGAGATGGTCACCTATAAGAACTGGGTCACAGGTGTACCAGCGGATGACTGTGACATGTCTGGAGCcatggacagaggaggagaacataAGTGGTTCAAAAAGAATGACAATGAGAAGTTTAATTTCATCTGTTCTACGTGCCAAACCCTCTATACTCACTGTTAG
- the LOC125883379 gene encoding C-type lectin lectoxin-Lio3-like, whose product MILIKENMTWDDALKYCRMNHCDLVSITNPDEQRWVQEKAKKANSPYVWLGLRYTCTLGFWFWVNEEMVTYKNWVTGVPADDCDMSGAMDRGGEHKWFKKNDNEKFNFICSTCQTLYTHC is encoded by the coding sequence ATGATCCTGATCAAGGAGAACATGACCTGGGACGATGCCTTGAAGTACTGCAGAATGAACCACTGTGACCTGGTCTCCATCACCAACCCTGACGAGCAGCGATGGGTCCAAGAGAAAGCCAAGAAGGCCAACAGTCCCTACGTCTGGCTGGGACTGCGCTACACCTGCACTCTGGGTTTCTGGTTCTGGGTCAATGAAGAGATGGTCACCTATAAGAACTGGGTCACAGGTGTACCAGCGGATGACTGTGACATGTCTGGAGCcatggacagaggaggagaacataAGTGGTTCAAAAAGAATGACAATGAGAAGTTTAATTTCATCTGTTCTACGTGCCAAACCCTCTATACTCACTGTTAG